TGGCGTGGTAAAAATTGAGAATCTGTAGAGAGTAAAGAAGGCCTTTCGTTATAGGTCTATAACCTTGAGTTGATGATAAGAGTAGATGATGTCAACGTTCAGAAACGTATGATCCTTGCACATAAAACTTCAACTTCAATGCTTAGGACAAACAAAGTGCCATATTTTGCATAATATGAAAGGTAGAGCTGTCTTACTTGACTTTTTTATTAGTTTGATGGCTGGGAAAGTGTGTTTAAAGTAACATGTTGTTACCGACATGTTACACAGTTCTTGCAAAGACTTCAGAAACGCGAACTAGAGGAACCAAATACCTTGAATGAATTTGAGATTCAGGAACACAAGAGCAACACACTGTTAATGAACTTCAACAATAACGGATACAGCAACTGGAGATTCAACTCGAATTAATTAACAACAACTGTTAACTGAAACTCACAAAGGAAAAAAGGGTCTAAACCTCGAATCAAACTGCTCAAACCTGATGCTCGGGAAATTGTTGTATGGCTTAAAGCTATTCAAATTGAACTATACCATCAGAAAGCTTTCTTCGCGACTCTCTCCAACCACATGTACTATTTTGGATCAGGACAGCCGATAGGTTTGGGCCGAGTTGTGACAAACGTAGGGCAGATATACACTCACATTCTGGAGGCGGTTCTCACTCCAGTAGCCGGGTCTGACGTCTGTTCGGTTTTCGATCTTTCCGTGTTGTAAATTGATAGTGAATGTCCTTATATAAAGGGTGTGGCAATCTTATCTACTAACTGAACTATATTAGCACGGgccaaattattatttaattgggACAACGTGATAAGGAGCTGTTGACAGTAAAACTTCGAGACAGGTCGAATGACTGAAAATGGCTACCATACTTGATATCCTAGTTGTGTTTATTAACGTGTTTGTTTACGTGAATCAAGTTGATGCTACGAAGGAACTACTATCGCGGATAGATAGCCCCGAGATTCGTGAAATCCTGGTAGGCATTCTAGATCGCCTGGACGAAAAAGACAGGGAACAAGCAGAGCAGCTACAGGAAGTAGCGGAACAACGCAGAGTAAATGACCTTCAGATACACGAGCTAGCGGAACAACGCAGAATAAATGACTTTCAGATACATGAGCTAGCGGAACAACGCCGGCTGAATGAACTACAACAATTGCAGATACAGGAACTAGAGAATCAActcaaacatataaacaacaacTGTCATCTGCAACCAGCGATAAAACATCCCGTGAAACAGTTCAAACGTCGTGACGGGTCGTATAAAGGTGTACAGCGTACATCACGTCAAGTCGAACTTGAACATCCGGTGGCATTCTTCGCTACTCTAACCAACCACACGTTCCACATCGGCGCCGGACAATCAATCAAATTCGACAACGTCGTAACAAACGTTGGACAGGCATACAATCACGTCCTGGGCGCGTTCCTCGCCCCCGTGTCTGGCATTTACGTTTTCTCCGTGACGCTGTTCGCCTACCCCGGCCACACAACCGAACACGACATAATGAAAAACAACGTGTTTATCAGCCGATTGTACATGCAAGCACCCAGTGGATACGAAACAGCTTCTCAGACGTTCATCCTGCAGCTGGACAAGGGAGATGACGTCAACGTCCTCAATATGCTGTCAGACAAAGCGATACATGGAGGGCACTACTCCACATTTGCCGGCTTCCTACTTCAACAAACATACCCAGCTGCTGTCATCGGATAGTCAATTTTAGCGCCATTGTGATGTAACATTGCAATAAATTATGGCCAATACtactcattttgtttttagtcttggtgtaaaacaattaaagaatGGATCTACTTTTGTTTCCTTCTGCAGAATGTCCTACGAGAGGAATTGATCTGCCGATATTAGGAGCACAAGGTCTACCTACATGAGGAGCACAAGGTCTACCTACATGAGGAGTACAAGGTCTACCTACATAGGGAGCACAAGGTATACCTACATGAAGAGCACAAGGTCTACCTACATGAGGAGTACAAGGTCTACCTACATAGGGAGCACAAGGTATACCTACATGAGAAGTACAAGGTCTACCTACATGAGGAGGAGTACAAGGTCTATCTACATACGGAGCACAAGGTCCACCTACATGAGGAGCACAAGGTCTACCTACATGAGGAGTACAAGGTCTACGTACATAGGGAGCACAAGGTATACCTTCATGATGAGTACAAGGTCCACCTACATGAGGAGAACAAGGTCCATTTACATGAGGAGCTCAAGGTCCACCTACATGAGGAGTACAAGGTCTACCTACATGAGGAGGACAAGGTCTACCTACATGAGGAACACAAGGTCCACCTACATGAGGAGCACAAGGTCTACCTACATGAGGAACACAAGGTCCACCTACATGAGGAGCACAAGGTCTACCTACATGAGGAGAACAAGGTCTACCTACATGAGTAGCACAAGGTCTACCTACATGAGGAGAACAAGGTCTACCTACATGAGTAGCACAAGGTCCACCTACATGAGGAGAACAAGGTCCATTTACATGAGGAGCTCAAGGTCCACCTACATGAGGAGTACAAGGTCTACCTACATGAGGAGGACAAGGTCTACCTACATGAGGAGCTCAAGGTCCACCTACATGAGGAGTACAAGGTCTACCTACATGAGGAGGACAAGGTCTACCTACATGAGGAACACAAGGTCAACCTACATGAGGAGCACAAGGTCTACCTACATGAGGAACACAAGGTCCACCTACATGAGGAGCACAAGGTCTACCTACATGAGGAGAACAAGGTCTACCTACATGAGTAGCACAAGGTCTACCTACCTAGGAAGCACAAGGTCTACCTACATGAGGAGCACAAGGTCTACCTACATGAGGAGCACAAGGTCTACCTACATGAGGAGCACAAGGTCTACCTACATGAGGAGCACAAGGTCTACCTACATGAGGAGCACAAGGTCTACCTACATGAGTAGCACAAGGTCTACCTACATGAGGAGCACAAGGTCTACCTACATGAGGAGGACAAGGTCTACCTACATGAGGAGGACAAGGTCTACCTACATGAGGAGGACAAGGTCTACCTACATGAGTAGCACAAGGTCTACCTACATAGGAAGCACAAGGTCTACCTACATAGGAAGCACAAGGTCTACCTACATGAGGAGGACAAGGTCTACCTACATAGGAAGCACAAGGTCTACCTACATAGGAAGCACAAGGTCTACCTACATGAGGAGGACAAGGTCTACCTACATGAGGAGGACAAGGTCTACCTACATGAGGAGGACAAGGTCTACCTACATGAGTAGCACAAGGTCTACCTACATGAGGAGCACAAGGTCTACCTACATGAGGAGGACAAGGTCTACCTACATAGGGAGCACAAGGTATACCTACATGAAGAGCACAAGGTCTACCTACATGAGGAGGACAAGGTCCACCTACATGAGGAGCACAAGGTCTACCTACATGAGGAGCACAAGGAGGAGTACAAGGTCAACCTACATGAGTAGCACAAGGTCTACCTACATAGGAAGCACAAGGTCTACCTACATGAAGAGCACAAGGTCTACCTACATGAGGAGTACAAGGTCTACCTACATAGGGAGCACAAGGTATACCTACATGAGGAGAACAAGGTCCATTTATATGAGGAGCACAAGGTCCACCTACATGAGGAGTACAAGGTCTACCTACATGAGGAGGACAAGGTCTACCTACATGAGGAGCACAAGGTCTACCTACATGAGGAGTACAAGGTCTACCTACATGAGGAGCACATGGTCTACCTACATGAGGAGCACAAGGTCTACCTACATGAGGAGCACAAGGTCTACCTACATGAGGAGTACAAGGTCTACCTACATGAGGAGCACATGGTCTACCTACATGAGGAGCACAAGGTCTACCTACATGAGGAGCACAAGGTATACCTACATGATGAGCACATGGTCTACCTACATGAGTAGCACAAGGTCTACCTACATAGGAAGCACAAGGTATACCTACATGAGGAGTACAAGGTCTACCTACATGAGGAGGACAAGGTCTACCTACATGAGGAGCACAAGGTCCACCTACATGAGGAGCACAAGGTCTACCTACATGAGGAGCACAAGGTCTACCTACATGAGGAGCACAAGGTATACCTACATGATGAGCACATGGTCTACCTACATGAGAAGCACAAGGTCTACCTACATAGGAAGCACAAGGTATACCTACATGAGGAGTACAAGGTCTACCTACATGAGGAGGACAAGGTCTACCTACATGAGGAGCACAAGGTCCACCTACATGAGGAGCACAAGGTCTACCTACATGAGGAGCACAAGGTCCACCTACATGAGGAGCACAAGGTCCACCTACATGAGGAGCACAAGGTCCACCTACATGAGGAGCACAAGGTCCACCTACATGAGGAGCACAAGGTCTACCTACATGAGGAGCACAAGGTCTACCTACATGAGGAGCACAA
The DNA window shown above is from Mya arenaria isolate MELC-2E11 chromosome 6, ASM2691426v1 and carries:
- the LOC128237439 gene encoding heavy metal-binding protein HIP-like is translated as MATILDILVVFINVFVYVNQVDATKELLSRIDSPEIREILVGILDRLDEKDREQAEQLQEVAEQRRVNDLQIHELAEQRRINDFQIHELAEQRRLNELQQLQIQELENQLKHINNNCHLQPAIKHPVKQFKRRDGSYKGVQRTSRQVELEHPVAFFATLTNHTFHIGAGQSIKFDNVVTNVGQAYNHVLGAFLAPVSGIYVFSVTLFAYPGHTTEHDIMKNNVFISRLYMQAPSGYETASQTFILQLDKGDDVNVLNMLSDKAIHGGHYSTFAGFLLQQTYPAAVIG